A stretch of Candidatus Bathyarchaeota archaeon DNA encodes these proteins:
- a CDS encoding NAD(P)/FAD-dependent oxidoreductase, giving the protein MELLDVVIIGAGAVGLAIAAEIAQEDRELYILERESSYGQGTSSRNSEVIHAGIYYPRCSLKAQLCVKANPMIYEICEKYNVPHSQVGKIIIANGEEETKQLEGILAKAKDCGARDLELIDAARIHKLEPQVKADAAILSPTTGIIDAHGLMDHYHREARLKSGGDPLVLNTEVTGLKRKGDGYFIEMTSGSETFVVQARMVINSAGLYADKIAGMTGIDLDEAGYRLHWCKGDYFSLTGKPPVRMLVYPPPPRDAASLGIHTVPDLMGRLKFGPSAYYVDEIIYNVKGSRDEFWEDIVTYLPNIRKEDLNPDMSGIRAKLQASGEPARDFIIRHEEDRGYSGLINLIGIESPGLTCSPAIAEMVGGMVEQYL; this is encoded by the coding sequence ATGGAGCTATTGGACGTCGTTATAATAGGGGCAGGTGCAGTGGGCCTAGCCATCGCCGCAGAGATAGCCCAGGAAGATAGAGAGTTGTATATTCTTGAGAGAGAGAGTTCATATGGTCAGGGAACCAGCAGCCGTAACAGCGAGGTCATCCATGCAGGCATCTATTATCCCCGATGCAGTCTAAAGGCACAGCTATGCGTCAAGGCCAACCCAATGATCTACGAGATCTGCGAGAAATACAATGTCCCCCACAGCCAGGTTGGCAAGATCATTATTGCCAACGGTGAGGAAGAGACCAAGCAACTTGAGGGGATCCTCGCTAAGGCAAAAGATTGCGGTGCCAGGGACTTGGAGCTCATCGACGCCGCCCGGATCCACAAACTAGAGCCCCAAGTCAAAGCCGACGCCGCAATTCTGAGTCCCACCACAGGCATCATAGATGCCCATGGCCTCATGGACCACTACCACCGGGAAGCACGCCTGAAGAGCGGAGGAGATCCACTCGTTCTAAACACCGAGGTTACAGGTCTCAAGCGGAAAGGGGACGGATATTTCATAGAGATGACCTCCGGTAGTGAGACCTTCGTTGTGCAGGCGCGGATGGTTATAAACTCCGCTGGGCTCTATGCTGACAAAATCGCCGGGATGACGGGAATAGACCTAGACGAAGCAGGTTACAGGCTCCACTGGTGCAAAGGAGACTACTTTAGCCTCACCGGCAAGCCCCCGGTCAGGATGCTGGTCTACCCTCCCCCGCCCCGAGATGCAGCAAGTCTCGGGATCCACACAGTCCCTGATCTCATGGGCCGCCTCAAGTTCGGCCCTAGCGCCTACTACGTAGACGAAATTATCTACAACGTCAAAGGGAGCAGGGACGAGTTCTGGGAGGACATTGTCACGTACCTTCCTAATATCAGGAAGGAGGACCTCAACCCCGACATGTCTGGCATCAGGGCCAAGCTCCAAGCATCCGGCGAACCTGCACGCGATTTCATCATCAGGCACGAGGAGGACAGGGGTTATTCTGGTCTCATCAACCTCATTGGTATAGAGTCTCCTGGTCTTACCTGTAGTCCCGCGATTGCTGAGATGGTCGGAGGAATGGTTGAGCAATACCTCTAA